Genomic DNA from Desulfonema ishimotonii:
GTCAGTTAATTGTTTTTCCGGGTTTGTAAAATTTCGGAGCGCGTGAGCGTCGCTCATGCACCCCGAAGCCACAATTTCAAAGCTGACAACGTATTAATTTCTCAGGATAGAACTGCCGCTGACGCCTTCATCCAGGATGATAATCTCAACCCGCCGGTTCTGCTGACGTCCCGCCCTGGTCTCATTTCCGGCCACCGGATATCTTTCGCCATAGCCCTTGGTGGAAATCCGGTCGCTGCCGACGCCCCGGTTCATCAGGGCATTGCGGACCGAATCGGCCCGGCGCTGGGACAGATCCAGATTAAAGGCATCGCTGCCCACATTGTCGGTGTGGCCTTCGATTACCAGGTTCCGTTCGGGGTTTTCCTTCAGGAATGCTGTCAGCTTGTCAAGGGTCCGCATGGCACCAGGCATCAGGTCGGCCTTGCCGCTGGAGAACAAAACATCTCCCAGGGTCAGAACCAGCCCGCGCTCTGTTTTATGAGCCTTCATGTCGGCCATTTCCCGCTCCAGCGCTTCGGCCTTCTGACGGGCCATTTCTGCTTCAATGGCTTTGGCTTCGGCATCCTTGCGGGCCGCCTCTGCCTGAGTCTGCATTTCCAGCGTCTTCTGCCGGGCCTCTTCGACCTGCTGGCGGGCCAGTTCGATCTCCCGGGCCTTGACCTCAAGCTCATGTTGCTTGCTTGCGGCCTCTTTCTGTGCCCGCTCGATCTCGCGCTGACGGTTTTCCAGCAGCACATTCTGCTTTTCCTGGTTCAGCGATTCGATCTTCTGCTCGGCCATTTTCTGTTCGGCCACCAGCACGGCATAATCGACCTGATCCTGAGCCAGTTTTGCCATACGGCTCACATCCGCATCCTCTTCGGCCTGGGCCGCCTTTTTCAGGGCCCTGTCGGCATCGTGCATGGGCACCTGGGCGTTTTCCATAATGCCCGGTGTGGCTTTGGCACGGGCATATGCCGCACGGGCATCTTCAAGGGCCGGATTGGCTTTGGGCCCGGCCGCACATCCGGCAACCGCCAGAAGACCTGTCATAATCACCG
This window encodes:
- a CDS encoding OmpA family protein, with amino-acid sequence MMLNRKIVVAVIMTGLLAVAGCAAGPKANPALEDARAAYARAKATPGIMENAQVPMHDADRALKKAAQAEEDADVSRMAKLAQDQVDYAVLVAEQKMAEQKIESLNQEKQNVLLENRQREIERAQKEAASKQHELEVKAREIELARQQVEEARQKTLEMQTQAEAARKDAEAKAIEAEMARQKAEALEREMADMKAHKTERGLVLTLGDVLFSSGKADLMPGAMRTLDKLTAFLKENPERNLVIEGHTDNVGSDAFNLDLSQRRADSVRNALMNRGVGSDRISTKGYGERYPVAGNETRAGRQQNRRVEIIILDEGVSGSSILRN